A region from the Manihot esculenta cultivar AM560-2 chromosome 13, M.esculenta_v8, whole genome shotgun sequence genome encodes:
- the LOC110629031 gene encoding patellin-3: MAEEVQKAPQGNVPQVEEEVVVVADVPQAEKMTPTPAPQLPVIPVVEKQAPPVPETEEEPVKPKLQVEEAVETEVSKSSGENDEKVPESVCFKEESTKIADLSDAEKKGLEELRELVQEALNKHEFGATTPPPPAAAANEGEEAKEAVGAEEEQKPAQEATPASEEEHVKAEPDVAAVETKDEVVKDAKIEMVENEVTEEKVDAASAATDTADDDGAKTVEAIEETIVAVSSSATQEQTLPPEKESEAKSTSTDKEEAKNAISVPPEEVSIWGIPLLADERSDVILLKFLRARDFKVRDAFTMLKNTIQWRKEFGIDELLEQDLGDDLGKAVFMHGFDKEGHPVCYNVYGEFQDKDLYRKSFSDEEKRKRFLRWRIQFLEKSIRKLDFKPGGISTIVQVNDLKNSPGPSKRELRQATKQALQLLQDNYPEFVAKQVFINVPWWYLAVNRMISPFLTQRTRSKFVFASPSKSAETLLRYISAEQIPLKYGGLSKDGEFCTADTVTEVTMKPAAKHTVEFCLSEACLLTWEVRVVGWDVTYGAEFVPSAEESYTVIIQKARKVAATEEPVVCNSFKVGEPGKIVITIDNTTSKKKKLLYRFKTKESTE, translated from the exons ATGGCTGAGGAGGTTCAAAAAGCTCCCCAGGGAAATGTCCCCCAAGTGGAAGAAGAAGTGGTAGTTGTTGCTGATGTTCCTCAGGCTGAGAAAATGACGCCAACTCCAGCACCACAGCTGCCAGTAATTCCTGTGGTTGAGAAACAGGCACCACCAGTTCCGGAAACTGAGGAGGAACCGGTGAAGCCAAAGCTGCAGGTGGAGGAAGCTGTAGAAACTGAGGTGTCCAAATCCAGTGGCGAGAATGATGAGAAGGTCCCTGAGTCTGTTTGTTTTAAAGAAGAGAGCACCAAAATTGCTGACCTTTCGGATGCTGAGAAGAAAGGGCTTGAAGAGCTTAGAGAACTAGTTCAAGAAGCTCTTAACAAGCATGAATTCGGGGCCACAACACCACCTCCACCAGCGGCAGCAGCCAACGAAGGAGAAGAAGCTAAAGAAGCTGTCGGGGCAGAGGAGGAGCAAAAACCAGCCCAAGAGGCAACACCGGCATCAGAAGAAGAACATGTAAAGGCAGAGCCTGACGTTGCAGCAGTAGAAACAAAAGACGAAGTCGTAAAAGATGCAAAGATTGAAATGGTGGAAAATGAGGTTACTGAAGAAAAGGTGGATGCTGCTTCTGCTGCTACTGATACTGCAGACGACGACGGCGCAAAGACTGTGGAAGCCATTGAAGAGACAATAGTGGCAGTCTCTTCTTCTGCTACACAGGAGCAGACTTTGCCTCCGGAAAAAGAGTCTGAAGCAAAGTCTACATCAACAGACAAAGAGGAAGCAAAAAATGCTATATCAGTCCCACCAGAGGAAGTATCCATCTGGGGTATTCCACTTCTAGCAGATGAAAGGAGCGATGTgattcttctcaaatttctacgTGCAAGGGATTTCAAGGTAAGAGATGCATTCACAATGCTCAAGAACACTATTCAATGGAGAAAAGAGTTTGGCATTGATGAATTGCTTGAACAAGACCTGGGTGATGATTTAGGTAAGGCGGTTTTTATGCATGGGTTTGATAAAGAAGGACACCCAGTATGCTACAATGTGTATGGTGAATTCCAAGACAAAGATCTTTACCGGAAGAGCTTTTCTGAtgaagagaagaggaagagattcCTGAGGTGGAGAATCCAGTTCCTGGAAAAGAGTATTAGGAAATTGGATTTCAAACCTGGTGGTATCTCCACAATCGTACAGGTCAATGACTTGAAGAATTCTCCTGGACCTAGCAAGAGGGAGCTTAGACAAGCTACCAAACAAGCACTTCAATTGCTTCAAGACAACTACCCTGAATTTGTCGCGAAACAG GTGTTCATCAACGTGCCTTGGTGGTATTTGGCAGTTAATAGAATGATAAGCCCATTTTTGACCCAGAGGACTAGAAGCAAGTTTGTATTTGCTAGCCCATCCAAATCAGCAGAGACCCTTTTGAG GTACATTTCTGCTGAGCAAATACCGCTTAAGTACGGAGGACTGAGTAAAGATGGGGAGTTTTGCACAGCCGATACTGTAACTGAGGTCACAATGAAGCCTGCAGCAAAGCACACTGTTGAATTCTGTCTTTCTGAG GCATGTCTACTAACATGGGAAGTCCGAGTGGTGGGATGGGATGTGACCTATGGGGCAGAATTTGTACCAAGTGCTGAAGAAAGCTACACAGTAATAATTCAGAAGGCAAGAAAGGTGGCTGCAACTGAAGAGCCAGTAGTCTGCAACAGTTTCAAAGTGGGAGAACCTGGTAAGATTGTGATCACCATTGACAACACAACCTCTAAGAAAAAGAAGCTCCTTTATCGTTTTAAAACAAAGGAATCTACTGAGTGA
- the LOC110629384 gene encoding probable ribosomal protein S11, mitochondrial: MWSLRRLSSSSLLGSYGGFKCISYMPSRFSAFSPGGLDNGNSSSRFENVSAPYLSRFQNSAGLEKVESGRNSNPMDFVRGIIEHDNPRFSQYNVEHNADIVHMKLMRNNSFISVTDSKGNTKLVVTSGSKKVVGDGKATRYAAEATAEYVGRKAREMGLKSVVVKVEGFTYFRRKRQAIMSFKEGFCNSRADRNPIVYIEDTTRRAHNGCRLPKKRRI, encoded by the exons atgtGGTCTCTTCGCAGGTTGTCTTCTTCGTCATTGCTTGGCAGTTATGGTGGCTTCAAATGCATCTCTTACATGCCCTCTAGATTTTCTGCTTTTTCTCCAG GTGGTTTGGATAATGGCAATAGTAGTTCACGTTTTGAAAATGTTTCTGCTCCGTATCTTTCAAGGTTCCAGAATTCTGCAGGTCTGGAAAAGGTTGAGTCTGGGAGGAATTCCAACCCCATGGACTTTGTGAGGGGAATAATAGAACATGATAATCCTAGATTTTCTCAATACAATGTTGAGCATAATGCTGATATTGTGCACATGAAGCTTATGCGAAATAATAGCTTTATTAGTGTGACAGATTCTAAAGGAAATACAAAGCTTGTGGTTACATCAGGTTCAAAGAAAGTGGTAGGCGATGGAAAAGCAACTCGATATGCTGCTGAAGCAACTGCAGAATATGTTGGAAGAAAAGCAAGAGAGATGGGGTTGAAATCGGTTGTGGTGAAGGTGGAAGGGTTCACTTACTTCAGGAGGAAAAGGCAGGCAATCATGAGCTTTAAGGAGGGCTTTTGTAATTCTCGAGCAGACAGGAATCCTATTGTATACATTGAAGATACCACTCGGCGTGCACATAATGGATGCCGACTTCCAAAAAAACGCCGTATTTAG